From the Candidatus Poribacteria bacterium genome, one window contains:
- a CDS encoding MoaD family protein — MRLKFYAVFRDITGQREIDKEFVGTIRQLLEELCDEFGERFRGYVFDERGGLRKYVKIFVNGRNIDDLDRLETRLGEGDSVAIFPPTKT; from the coding sequence ATGAGGTTAAAATTTTATGCTGTTTTCAGGGATATAACCGGCCAGAGGGAAATCGATAAAGAGTTTGTGGGAACCATACGGCAACTCCTTGAGGAGCTCTGCGATGAATTCGGTGAGAGATTCAGGGGATACGTCTTCGATGAAAGAGGCGGGCTCAGAAAGTACGTGAAGATCTTCGTCAACGGACGTAACATCGATGATCTAGATAGGTTGGAGACGAGATTAGGTGAGGGAGATAGCGTGGCGATTTTTCCTCCGACGAAAACTTAG